In Streptomyces sp. P3, one DNA window encodes the following:
- a CDS encoding FadR/GntR family transcriptional regulator, whose amino-acid sequence MSTLAHTMMTAARSADSGLAGPGELDRYPYAEAPVADRVGASVWESAEPELGRVGRRSTGNRGRGLHGQLVQQLGQMIVSGDLGADRPLVPEEIGQRFEVSRTVVRESLRVLEAKGLVSARPNVGTRVRPVSDWNLLDPDIIEWRAYGPQRDDQRRELSELRWTIEPLAARLAAGHGREDVQQRLNDMVEIMAHAMTQGDVLTYSRADTEFHSLLIQVASNRMLEHLSGIVSSALQVSGGPVTGCERPNDASLAHHSRIVDALAAGDGTAAEVAMRQLLTVHPEVERVVPAPREH is encoded by the coding sequence GTGAGTACCCTTGCGCACACCATGATGACCGCCGCCCGCTCCGCCGACTCCGGTCTGGCCGGCCCGGGCGAACTCGACCGCTATCCCTACGCCGAGGCCCCCGTCGCCGACCGCGTCGGAGCCTCCGTCTGGGAGTCCGCGGAGCCCGAGCTGGGCCGCGTGGGCCGCCGCTCCACGGGGAACCGCGGGCGTGGGCTGCACGGCCAGCTCGTCCAACAGCTGGGGCAGATGATCGTCTCGGGTGACCTGGGCGCAGACCGCCCCCTGGTGCCGGAGGAGATCGGCCAGCGGTTCGAGGTGTCCCGTACCGTCGTCCGTGAGTCGCTGCGCGTCCTGGAGGCCAAGGGCCTGGTCAGTGCCCGTCCGAACGTCGGCACGCGCGTGCGTCCCGTGAGTGACTGGAACCTTCTCGACCCGGACATCATCGAGTGGCGGGCCTACGGCCCCCAGCGCGACGACCAGCGGCGCGAGCTGAGCGAGCTGCGGTGGACGATCGAGCCGCTGGCCGCCCGCCTCGCCGCCGGGCACGGACGGGAGGACGTTCAGCAACGGCTGAACGACATGGTCGAGATCATGGCCCACGCGATGACACAGGGTGACGTGCTCACGTACTCCCGGGCCGACACCGAGTTCCATTCGCTGCTCATCCAGGTGGCGAGCAACCGCATGCTGGAGCACCTTTCCGGGATCGTGTCGTCCGCCCTGCAGGTCTCCGGCGGTCCGGTCACGGGCTGTGAGCGGCCCAATGATGCCTCGCTGGCACACCACAGCCGGATCGTCGACGCCCTGGCCGCGGGCGACGGCACGGCGGCCGAGGTGGCCATGCGCCAGCTGCTCACCGTGCACCCCGAGGTGGAGCGCGTCGTGCCGG